Proteins co-encoded in one Aquincola tertiaricarbonis genomic window:
- a CDS encoding RNA polymerase sigma factor, which yields MFVPDEHVFRMFRRARDAKNAGRIGLFSEVLSRRLLSLARGFAVRSGIYPGSIGNLDQAAEELSQFVWECLVTRPPDAAYAEKFFGQLFKRRALDFQRRTLAKKRNMQDSLDAMDCSPEDDDPDKTIRKVSALRQHATPADALASKQEHAQVAARLQVVLGKEEHYVYTMLYVEEMPVKDIASALGVTTRTVNNYKNAALDKVAEMRKEFKK from the coding sequence ATGTTCGTGCCCGACGAGCATGTCTTTCGCATGTTCCGCCGTGCCCGCGATGCAAAGAATGCTGGCCGGATCGGGCTATTTTCAGAGGTGCTGTCGCGGCGTCTGCTCAGCCTTGCGCGGGGCTTCGCGGTGCGTAGCGGCATCTACCCTGGGAGCATTGGCAACCTCGACCAGGCGGCCGAAGAGCTGTCCCAGTTCGTTTGGGAGTGCTTGGTCACGCGCCCCCCCGATGCGGCGTACGCGGAAAAGTTCTTCGGGCAGTTGTTCAAGCGGCGTGCGCTCGATTTCCAACGGCGCACGCTGGCCAAGAAGCGCAACATGCAGGACAGCCTGGATGCCATGGACTGCTCGCCCGAGGACGACGACCCTGACAAGACCATCCGCAAGGTGTCTGCGCTCCGGCAACATGCCACACCAGCCGACGCTCTGGCCAGCAAGCAGGAACACGCGCAGGTCGCCGCCCGCTTGCAGGTCGTCCTCGGCAAGGAAGAGCATTACGTCTACACGATGCTCTATGTCGAGGAGATGCCGGTCAAGGACATCGCGTCCGCGCTCGGGGTCACCACTCGAACCGTCAACAACTACAAGAACGCCGCCCTCGACAAAGTCGCAGAGATGCGGAAGGAGTTCAAGAAATGA